A window of Nicotiana tabacum cultivar K326 chromosome 24, ASM71507v2, whole genome shotgun sequence contains these coding sequences:
- the LOC142178051 gene encoding uncharacterized protein LOC142178051 — MGLYEDTMEEERQQLKYLKLDFFGLLHSKVQGIMSPLVINARESMHVKIVYCSLMSWKSSEAYENAKLYKEKTKKWHDKIIRHKDFKVGDQVLLYNSRLRLFPGEFKSHWTGPYTVTGVTLYDAIEVQHEDGEINSK, encoded by the exons ATGGGGCTGTATGAGGACACTATGGAGGAAGAAAGACAGCAGCTAAAGTACTTGAAGTTGGATTTTTTTGGCCTACTCCATTCAAAGGTACAAGGAATTATGTCGCCACTTGTGATAAATGCCAGAGAATCG ATGCATGTAAAAATCGTCTACTGCAGCTTGATGAGTTGGAAGAGTTCAGAAGCATACGAAAATGCTAAATTGTAcaaggaaaagacaaaaaaatggcATGACAAGATCATCCGCCATAAAGATTTTAAAGTTGGAGATCAAGTTCTGTTATACAACAGTCGATTGAGATTATTCCCAGGAGAGTTTAAGTCACATTGGACAGGACCATATACAGTAACAGGAGTGACCCTCTATGATGCCatagaagtacaacatgaagatGGGGAGATAAATTCAAAGTAA
- the LOC107774872 gene encoding uncharacterized protein LOC107774872 has protein sequence MSSASTENRSLWKEILIATRIIFKANSGHFHALSILFLFPIFFSLVVYPSFHLSLFHPDYDFITQPQLSNFFFSSFEIVVLVAYTLFLVLIFLCSVATITYSAVHASYDRPINFVSSIKSIRNSFFPLLFTFIVSHAVFISIALIFALSFVFIVQILQTLGFTELKYDSNHFLFLLIPALIVLVPILIWLQVNWSLAYVITVVESKWGFETLRKSAYLVKGKRWIILSRVIFFGLVLFGLIGGGSMFLVIVSAAKGHQWRSLGVILQTAQCSVMGYLVMSQFLVGNVVLYMYCKDLNGEKLPLEIRDKFAGEYVSLPLDEEKNHATV, from the coding sequence ATGTCGTCTGCTTCTACAGAAAATCGTAGCCTATGGAAAGAGATCTTAATAGCAACAAGGATTATATTCAAAGCTAATTCCGGCCATTTCCATGCCCTTTCAATTCTCTTCCTCTTCCCTATCTTTTTCTCTCTCGTCGTTTATCCTTCTTTCCACCTTTCCCTCTTTCATCCCGATTACGATTTCATCACTCAAcctcaactttccaactttttctTTTCCAGTTTCGAAATTGTTGTACTAGTAGCGTACACTCTGTTTCTTGTCCTCATTTTCCTCTGTTCCGTAGCCACAATTACATACAGCGCCGTTCATGCATCCTATGATAGGCCGATCAACTTCGTTTCGTCTATTAAATCTATTAGAAATTCCTTCTTCCCCCTTCTCTTCACCTTTATCGTCTCGCATGCCGTTTTCATTTCAATTGCTCTCATTTTCGccctttcctttgtttttatAGTCCAAATTCTTCAAACTCTTGGATTCACTGAACTCAAATACGACTCAAATCATTTCTTGTTTTTGCTCATCCCCGCGTTGATTGTGCTCGTGCCAATTTTGATATGGCTACAGGTCAACTGGTCATTAGCTTATGTGATAACAGTAGTTGAATCCAAATGGGGTTTCGAAACACTAAGGAAAAGTGCTTATTTAGTTAAAGGGAAGAGATGGATAATTTTGTCGAGGGTCATCTTCTTCGGGCTTGTGTTGTTTGGACTGATAGGTGGCGGTTCTATGTTTTTAGTCATAGTAAGTGCAGCGAAGGGTCATCAATGGAGGAGTTTGGGGGTAATATTGCAGACTGCGCAGTGTTCAGTGATGGGATATTTGGTGATGAGTCAATTTCTTGTTGGGAATGTTGTTTTGTATATGTATTGCAAGGACTTGAACGGTGAAAAACTGCCCTTGGAAATTAGAGATAAGTTTGCCGGCGAGTATGTATCTCTGCCCTTGGACGAAGAGAAGAATCATGCTACggtataa